TGTTGTTTCTAACGTGGGATGTCCATTACTCAATATTCTTGACATTCAAGTGGTTTAAGATAGAGAATACTGCTGCTAGGTGACTGACAATGGACATGGCcttgtttccttttcaaaaatgGTGTGTACGTAGAGTTTGCATGTCAGTGACATGGAAGGAACAAGAAACGggtagaaaacaaaagaatattATAACAGAAttataaaactgaagtgaattTACTATGTACGTTAGAGGTACACATTATGAGCAATTTCCTCAATCATTCATTCGGGCAAGGTAAtcattgattattattattaaatgaaagaagaaatgGTTAAATGATAGAAAACAAGAAAGATTGATTAATTATTGATTAACCGTCCAAGTATGtaacaaatgtatttcttgttttaaaaaatcagattttttttaaggtagTTCATTAAAACAAGGAAATTGATGGTTATGTTATGTTACGTAGAAATGCTTAGAATTGCTGCAGATTCTCCCACTCCGTCTGACATTATCAAAACATTTAGCACAGTTGTTCTGTTGAACCTACTGGCATTATCAGAGAGCAAACATTAGAGACATGCAGGGTGCTTAAAACAAAGCCTGACTTATTCTTGTATTAACGAAGATATTTGTAGCCTACAAATATTATATAgctatatgtgtgttttgccttatgctgtttcctgttgctaaaagttataaaatgtaGCCATGGTAAACTCTGATGCAGCTACATCCTCCAAAATGATCTGAAAGTTGAATTAGAAGCTCTCGAAAAtagtttcaacaaaaactacTCTTTTTGACCTTTTGTTAAGGTAAGATTGACTGCATTATTTTTAGCttataaactggcaactgagagTGTATTCCCTTGGTTTACCATTTGTCCTGTCTAATCTCTTTCCAGGTGTGGGCCTGAGCAGCACGGCCCAGAGCATGCTGAGTCGACCCATGCAGAGGAAACTGGTAACTCTGGTCCACTGTCAGCTGGTTGAGGAGGAGGGTCGCGTTAGAGCCATGAGAGCTGCCCGCTCTCTGGGGGAGCGAACCGTCACCGAACTCATCTTGCAGCATCAGAATCCACAGCAGCTCTCCTCCAATCTGTGGGCTGCTGTGCGTGCACGAGGATGTCAGTTTCTCGGCCCAGGTAAGTTGTTTTCCATCACATTTGAAGCGAGTCAAGCACATTCCAAGACGTATATTCTCTGTAAATGTTGGCTTTTGGCAATCCGCTGTTACTCAtggtttttatgtttgtgtttttccttcccCAGCCATGCAGGAGGAAGCGCTAAAGTTGGTTCTTCTTGCTCTAGAGGATGGCTCTGCTCTGTCCAGGAAGGTGTTGGTTCTCTTTGTGGTCCAGAGACTTGAGCCACGCTTCCCGCAAGCGTCTAAGACCAGCATAGGCCATGTGGTGCAGCTCCTCTACAGGGCCTCCTGCTTCAAGGTAAGTCACTGACCGAGCTAGAAGACAATTTCAAACACCATTTGAGGCAAATTGGATATGTCAAGTGGTGCCCGCTTCCTCAATTTGAGAGCAACCCTTGCTGGGCAGGTACCTGAGGTGttcttttattcattgtttatcCAAAACTGTGTGGTTTGGTGGTCATGCAGATCTTCTCTGCAAAAGAAGCcaaacagagtaaaaaaaagaaaaagaaaaaaactaacaaaaaaattcaactcactctttccttcttcctctgtggCTACCTAGGTGACCAAACGTGATGAAGATTCATCTCTGATGCAGCTGAAAGAGGAGTTCCGTACTTACGAGGCTCTGCGGCGCGAGCATGACTCTCAGATAGTTCAGATTGCCATGGAGGGTGGGCTGCGCATTGCACCTGACCAGTGGTCTTCTCTGTTATATGGAGATCAATCTCACAAGTCACACATGCAGTCTATCATAGATAAGGTGTGTGAGATAAGTAAATGTTTGCCCTTGTctgtatattgtgtgtttgttttgacatcATGGTACATAAAAGGTATAAAGGCTAGATTTAGTGACTTTTCAGACCCTCTTCATTTCTAAAACGCGACTAGTAACCATTTCAGACAGTCAGCCGACACAACCACTAATCTTTATGCAAGTGAATTGTGATGATATCACCAATATGTGTCATCTGGCAACTTTAAGCATCTTTTGGAGCTAGTGCCAGCTGCTTTTATTGGGAAAGAGTTAGCAACACAGCATTTGTTATTTGTCTGTTGTGCTATACGTTGTTGTTTCTTAGCTGCTATATCCTAGATAGGGAAGTCCCATCTGCCCTAAACTTGGCAAAGCctttactctgtttttttttttttctgctttcggCATAGCTGCAGACCCCGGCGTCTTTTGCTCAGAGTGTCCAGGAGCTGACGATTGCCCTGCAGAGGACCGGAGACCCAGCCAACCTTAACAGACTGCGTCCCCACCTGGAGCTATTAGCCAACATTGATCCCAGTCCTGGTAAGAAACAAGTAGACTTCAAGAATTTACATGCAGTTTCATAAGCTAGAATCCAAATGGTAACCTTTGCATCTTATTAgccttctctcacacacattgtGTATTGTCCCAATATATCTTGTCTATAAAATGAGGTTACAACAAGCAGCTGGGATGCAAGTATCTGTTTGGATATGTCTTGGCCAGAGCCCAGCTGTTGCATTACAGTTTAACTCTCCATCAAATGATTATTTCCcttgttagattttttttttgggtgggggGACTCacccaaaaatattttgtgtttttgtctataTGTTTTATTAGACAGATGACTACCATCAAATCAAGTATTTAGATTAAAGTCTGTTTTTTATCGTCTTCTGTTTCCCCAGATGCCCCCCCTCCCACATGGGAGCAGCTTGATAAAGGGTTGGTAGCAGTGAAAACAGTGGTGCATGGCCTGGTGGACTTCATCCAGAACCACAGCAAGAAAGGAGCTGACCCTCAACAGGTTTGTTTACCCATTGGACCGCCATATCTTATGTTGCTTGATTAATCCAGGCTACACCCATGGGAAATTATAGTCCTGTAGCCACCAAAATTTAAACAACAAATGAGGGAATACATTTTGAGAGAATGGTGTTCATCGCTTGTAGAATTACACATGACAAGCTGTTGAGGCTtgtgatgatgttgttgttttttcttagaTTTTGTACACATCCTTATGTCCACTCTGAggtatttgaataaaaaatgttgtgacaTTGGATTTTGTCAGTATCCCCCAGCCCTAACTGTCTAATATCACCACTTTTGAGTGTCAAAGCAACACTATGCAACTCTTCTCTCCTCGGTCCCCTGAAGGTTGTCTCAGCCGCACTAGCTGTAGTTCCAGTGAGACAACCTGTGGGAGGACCGAAGAGGGAAAAGGTGCATAGTGTTCATTTAAGCTCTGTTTGTTGCAGTGCAAGGCAACGTCCTCAAATAGAGTTTTACCATAAAAAGTTGTGTTCTCTACTTCAACAATACTTGATGTCTCAACAATACTTGATGTCTTTCTATAGCCTCCTCAGCACAGCAAGTATAAGACATACATGTGTCGTGACATGAAGCAGAAGGGAGGCTGTCCTCGAGGAGCCAGTTGCACCTTTGCTCATTCTCAGGAAGAACTGGAAAAGTGAGTCTGAATAATATCAACATCTGGCATTTAGATTAGGTATTGCAGctaaaatgaaaccattttaaacattttatactGCATTTCATGTTTGTCAGGTATCGTAAAATGAATAAGCGCCTGGCAGCTCGCCTCCCTGGCTCAGGAGGGCTCATGCCAGATGAGGGCCTCCCTCTCGATGTAGCAGTGACCCGAAAGCCTTCACCCCTTACCAACGGTAGTGGTGGACACTCTTTGCCCCAGCTCATTGCCCGTGGCACTGACACAGTCCCATATGAACTGTTGCGTAAACCCATGAAAATGGATGGAGGGAGTCACAGTGCCCCAGGATCCCCACCTGATGGGTCAGTataacatttttcttaaaataatcaGCAGCCAAAGAACAGGCAACCTGTGCCATGAAGTCCGCAGATTTTTCTTATGGGTACCTGCTGATTGCACTATGCAAGGTTAAATGCATCCTGAAATATAGTTTGGacctgaaaatgttttaaaattagaACTTGGACCCTTGAGAAATATTGCATTCctataaattaagttaaattgaaatactaaattaaattgtattttgaacacccttttttgttaatgtacagtattaacTGTGAGGTGTGGTATCTCTTCGTAATACTGCATTTATGAAGATTGGAATGTGCAATCACATTCCAATCAATTAGCCTTTCTTTTGGTCAACTTCCACTATAGTGACTAATTTTCCTTAATGCCTGTGGCTGTCCACACCTATACCAAACAATAGTCGGTATTCAGTATAGCATATGGTATAGTATGGTAGAGGTCAGTAGTTGCTCATGGCGTGTCTGCAGAGGAAAGGGTGAATATCATTGTTCAATCTGTAGAATAACGTTTTAAAAATAGCTTAAggacaaaaaaactgtctgaCAATTATTCATTAAGCATCAGCAACATTGCAGTCTCTGCCGCATACCGGTAGTTGTTGTTAACTGGCAtacttgttttttattcctgtaGCATGGACCCTGGGCTACCCAAACCTGGTATGCCTCTGCCACCTCATGCCATGGCCCACCAAAGGATGCCAGTAGACCACCTCTCTGGGGTGAAGCACATGCCTGTGGTAGCCAGAGGTTCACCAGTGTATACCCAGCCGCCGCACCCTGAGATGTGCTATGACACCCGCCCACCACCTTCTGCTTCTCAGTATGACCCCCCACAATACTCCACAGGTAGGGCTCAAGTAAACGGTATGATGCATAATGAATGGTCTTCTATGATTGTTACTAATgaaaatggtttttttttactttatacttACAGATAATTTAGGaaagttattttaataattCCCTGCTATTGTTTTTATTAGGGTACCCCTACCAACAGCCACAACAGTATGTCCCCCGGGATTACATGCGTAACCCTCCTCCCCCCAGTGAGTCAGGACCCCCTTACCAGGACTCCTACCCTGGCTACGGTCCACCAGATCGCCCCTACCAGGCCTCTCACTCTGGTCCACCTTTCTCTTACCCTCATCCTCCACACCATGACCGAGGTCGCCACGGGTCCTACACCGgcccaccacctccaccacagCCTTACCCATCTCAGAGGGATGGCCTGGTCAGAATGAGTCCCGCACCTCTGGATATGCCCCCCCCATCATCAGGACAGGCTAACTCCCTTTATCACCAGGAGCCCAGTGCCCGTGATAGATACCCTCCAGATGGCTATTATACACAGAATGCCCAGCCGCCACCCATGAGGGCCTATGGCAGGGTGAGTTTGTTTGGATTGTGCGGTTTGCATTCAATTATTTGTGATGCCAGCgtagttttaaaacactaaaataaatgcTAGCCGTTCAGCTGCAAtattcttgtttgtgttttgcaggGGCCATCATATAGTGGTTCACAGCCCAGCCTGGACTACCTGCACCGACGTCGGCAGGAGCTGTTATCCCAGCTGGAGGAAAGGAAGGTCATCTCCCCTCCACCATTTGCTGCCTCCCCCACTCTTTCTCATCCCTTTCCCAGCGACTACCCTCCAGAGGTTAGCATTATGTACATCTCTGAAACTGGACCAAATTGTACACGGGCATTAAACTGTAACATGTGATACATTTAAAGATTCAAGAACTGTAAGTACATTTAAGTTTTAATGACAGCACTCTCTCTGTTTGCAGTATGGCGAGGAGAGCTCCAAAAACATGGTGAAATGCAGAGAGCCTGACTATGCAGGGCAGTactctccctggtcttgtgAAACCATTGGCTCCTACATTGGTACAAAGGATGCCAAACCCAAAGACGTTATGGTTCCTGGTACCATGGACATGATGGTGAGTTCAGATGGATAACTCTGTTTTTAACCATGTCAATATTTGAGGCGGGAAAATGATTTGTTGTGCTTCCTTTAATCAATCAGCATTGATGTACAAAACCTGAAGGGGACTATAAACTTGATGACTAAGTGTTTGAAGTGCAAGCTAAGTTATTTGATTAGGTGTGTTTGAACAAGAGTAATTCaccaaaaagaaacacaagtaaGTGTTTGTcaagtaaagaaagaaacatgttCCCCCTAAGcctttttctcagatctctctATATCCTAACTCATATTCTCTATACCCTGGGACTGGCAGAATGCGGAGGCTAAGGGTCTGAGGGAACCATCGCTGGAGGCTCCTCGGAGGGGTGCAGAAGTCAAAGATGATGACCCTATTATCCCATTTGGCCCCCAGCCTACTGTGTCGCGCTTCGGGGCCATTTCCCGCACTTCAAAGATGGGCTACCAGACCACAGGCCCTGTGCAGGCTATGGTCTCCACGCCTCAGAACCCAAGCTCTAAACAAATGGCCATGTCAGGTAAGAAACAACATATTAATGAATAATCCTATTGAT
The window above is part of the Etheostoma cragini isolate CJK2018 chromosome 12, CSU_Ecrag_1.0, whole genome shotgun sequence genome. Proteins encoded here:
- the rc3h1b gene encoding roquin-1b isoform X1, whose amino-acid sequence is MPVQAPQWTEFLLCPICTQTFEETVRRPISLGCGHTVCKMCLNKLHRKACPFDQTAISTDIEHLPVNTALLQLVGGQVPKAQPVALITSPEDSQHYEEARQCVEELALYLKPLSNTRGVGLSSTAQSMLSRPMQRKLVTLVHCQLVEEEGRVRAMRAARSLGERTVTELILQHQNPQQLSSNLWAAVRARGCQFLGPAMQEEALKLVLLALEDGSALSRKVLVLFVVQRLEPRFPQASKTSIGHVVQLLYRASCFKVTKRDEDSSLMQLKEEFRTYEALRREHDSQIVQIAMEGGLRIAPDQWSSLLYGDQSHKSHMQSIIDKLQTPASFAQSVQELTIALQRTGDPANLNRLRPHLELLANIDPSPDAPPPTWEQLDKGLVAVKTVVHGLVDFIQNHSKKGADPQQPPQHSKYKTYMCRDMKQKGGCPRGASCTFAHSQEELEKYRKMNKRLAARLPGSGGLMPDEGLPLDVAVTRKPSPLTNGSGGHSLPQLIARGTDTVPYELLRKPMKMDGGSHSAPGSPPDGMDPGLPKPGMPLPPHAMAHQRMPVDHLSGVKHMPVVARGSPVYTQPPHPEMCYDTRPPPSASQYDPPQYSTGYPYQQPQQYVPRDYMRNPPPPSESGPPYQDSYPGYGPPDRPYQASHSGPPFSYPHPPHHDRGRHGSYTGPPPPPQPYPSQRDGLVRMSPAPLDMPPPSSGQANSLYHQEPSARDRYPPDGYYTQNAQPPPMRAYGRGPSYSGSQPSLDYLHRRRQELLSQLEERKVISPPPFAASPTLSHPFPSDYPPEYGEESSKNMVKCREPDYAGQYSPWSCETIGSYIGTKDAKPKDVMVPGTMDMMNAEAKGLREPSLEAPRRGAEVKDDDPIIPFGPQPTVSRFGAISRTSKMGYQTTGPVQAMVSTPQNPSSKQMAMSAEYTYGSHGWGGASYPSHQTASSSQGHFSERLPMAATDREQLKIELQQVNQQINQQTQMRSMEAASNSLLLQREASALAGQPGQPGQGQVSVAQQQAKWPAGGATTAVSSEQLSMELHQVEREIGKRTREMALQENQVAHEVQQYKMKTAENGQPEHKTQLEEISLALGEVSNGSSSLQESAVGGSMLSLTNKTSAMSQCSDPGATGSEMQKNGVVHSCS
- the rc3h1b gene encoding roquin-1b isoform X3, with protein sequence MPVQAPQWTEFLLCPICTQTFEETVRRPISLGCGHTVCKMCLNKLHRKACPFDQTAISTDIEHLPVNTALLQLVGGQVPKAQPVALITSPEDSQHYEEARQCVEELALYLKPLSNTRGVGLSSTAQSMLSRPMQRKLVTLVHCQLVEEEGRVRAMRAARSLGERTVTELILQHQNPQQLSSNLWAAVRARGCQFLGPAMQEEALKLVLLALEDGSALSRKVLVLFVVQRLEPRFPQASKTSIGHVVQLLYRASCFKVTKRDEDSSLMQLKEEFRTYEALRREHDSQIVQIAMEGGLRIAPDQWSSLLYGDQSHKSHMQSIIDKLQTPASFAQSVQELTIALQRTGDPANLNRLRPHLELLANIDPSPDAPPPTWEQLDKGLVAVKTVVHGLVDFIQNHSKKGADPQQPPQHSKYKTYMCRDMKQKGGCPRGASCTFAHSQEELEKYRKMNKRLAARLPGSGGLMPDEGLPLDVAVTRKPSPLTNGSGGHSLPQLIARGTDTVPYELLRKPMKMDGGSHSAPGSPPDGMDPGLPKPGMPLPPHAMAHQRMPVDHLSGVKHMPVVARGSPVYTQPPHPEMCYDTRPPPSASQYDPPQYSTGYPYQQPQQYVPRDYMRNPPPPSESGPPYQDSYPGYGPPDRPYQASHSGPPFSYPHPPHHDRGRHGSYTGPPPPPQPYPSQRDGLVRMSPAPLDMPPPSSGQANSLYHQEPSARDRYPPDGYYTQNAQPPPMRAYGRGPSYSGSQPSLDYLHRRRQELLSQLEERKVISPPPFAASPTLSHPFPSDYPPEYGEESSKNMVKCREPDYAGQYSPWSCETIGSYIGTKDAKPKDVMVPGTMDMMNAEAKGLREPSLEAPRRGAEVKDDDPIIPFGPQPTVSRFGAISRTSKMGYQTTGPVQAMVSTPQNPSSKQMAMSAEYTYGSHGWGGASYPSHQTASSSQGHFSERLPMAATDREQLKIELQQVNQQINQQTQMRSMEAASNSLLLQREASALAGQPGQPGQGQVSVAQQQAKWPAGGATTAVSSEQLSMELHQVEREIGKRTREMALENQVAHEVQQYKMKTAENGQPEHKTQLEEISLALGEVSNGSSSLQESAVGGSMLSLTNKTSAMSQCSDPGATGSEMQKNGVVHSCS
- the rc3h1b gene encoding roquin-1b isoform X5, with the protein product MPVQAPQWTEFLLCPICTQTFEETVRRPISLGCGHTVCKMCLNKLHRKACPFDQTAISTDIEHLPVNTALLQLVGGQVPKAQPVALITSPEDSQHYEEARQCVEELALYLKPLSNTRGVGLSSTAQSMLSRPMQRKLVTLVHCQLVEEEGRVRAMRAARSLGERTVTELILQHQNPQQLSSNLWAAVRARGCQFLGPAMQEEALKLVLLALEDGSALSRKVLVLFVVQRLEPRFPQASKTSIGHVVQLLYRASCFKVTKRDEDSSLMQLKEEFRTYEALRREHDSQIVQIAMEGGLRIAPDQWSSLLYGDQSHKSHMQSIIDKLQTPASFAQSVQELTIALQRTGDPANLNRLRPHLELLANIDPSPDAPPPTWEQLDKGLVAVKTVVHGLVDFIQNHSKKGADPQQPPQHSKYKTYMCRDMKQKGGCPRGASCTFAHSQEELEKYRKMNKRLAARLPGSGGLMPDEGLPLDVAVTRKPSPLTNGSGGHSLPQLIARGTDTVPYELLRKPMKMDGGSHSAPGSPPDGMDPGLPKPGMPLPPHAMAHQRMPVDHLSGVKHMPVVARGSPVYTQPPHPEMCYDTRPPPSASQYDPPQYSTGYPYQQPQQYVPRDYMRNPPPPSESGPPYQDSYPGYGPPDRPYQASHSGPPFSYPHPPHHDRGRHGSYTGPPPPPQPYPSQRDGLVRMSPAPLDMPPPSSGQANSLYHQEPSARDRYPPDGYYTQNAQPPPMRAYGRGPSYSGSQPSLDYLHRRRQELLSQLEERKVISPPPFAASPTLSHPFPSDYPPEYGEESSKNMVKCREPDYAGQYSPWSCETIGSYIGTKDAKPKDVMVPGTMDMMNAEAKGLREPSLEAPRRGAEVKDDDPIIPFGPQPTVSRFGAISRTSKMGYQTTGPVQAMVSTPQNPSSKQMAMSAEYTYGSHGWGGASYPSHQTASSSQGHFSERLPMAATDREQLKIELQQVNQQINQQTQMRSMEENQVAHEVQQYKMKTAENGQPEHKTQLEEISLALGEVSNGSSSLQESAVGGSMLSLTNKTSAMSQCSDPGATGSEMQKNGVVHSCS
- the rc3h1b gene encoding roquin-1b isoform X2, producing the protein MPVQAPQWTEFLLCPICTQTFEETVRRPISLGCGHTVCKMCLNKLHRKACPFDQTAISTDIEHLPVNTALLQLVGGQVPKAQPVALITSPEDSQHYEEARQCVEELALYLKPLSNTRGVGLSSTAQSMLSRPMQRKLVTLVHCQLVEEEGRVRAMRAARSLGERTVTELILQHQNPQQLSSNLWAAVRARGCQFLGPAMQEEALKLVLLALEDGSALSRKVLVLFVVQRLEPRFPQASKTSIGHVVQLLYRASCFKVTKRDEDSSLMQLKEEFRTYEALRREHDSQIVQIAMEGGLRIAPDQWSSLLYGDQSHKSHMQSIIDKLQTPASFAQSVQELTIALQRTGDPANLNRLRPHLELLANIDPSPDAPPPTWEQLDKGLVAVKTVVHGLVDFIQNHSKKGADPQQPPQHSKYKTYMCRDMKQKGGCPRGASCTFAHSQEELEKYRKMNKRLAARLPGSGGLMPDEGLPLDVAVTRKPSPLTNGSGGHSLPQLIARGTDTVPYELLRKPMKMDGGSHSAPGSPPDGMDPGLPKPGMPLPPHAMAHQRMPVDHLSGVKHMPVVARGSPVYTQPPHPEMCYDTRPPPSASQYDPPQYSTGYPYQQPQQYVPRDYMRNPPPPSESGPPYQDSYPGYGPPDRPYQASHSGPPFSYPHPPHHDRGRHGSYTGPPPPPQPYPSQRDGLVRMSPAPLDMPPPSSGQANSLYHQEPSARDRYPPDGYYTQNAQPPPMRAYGRGPSYSGSQPSLDYLHRRRQELLSQLEERKVISPPPFAASPTLSHPFPSDYPPEYGEESSKNMVKCREPDYAGQYSPWSCETIGSYIGTKDAKPKDVMVPGTMDMMNAEAKGLREPSLEAPRRGAEVKDDDPIIPFGPQPTVSRFGAISRTSKMGYQTTGPVQAMVSTPQNPSSKQMAMSEYTYGSHGWGGASYPSHQTASSSQGHFSERLPMAATDREQLKIELQQVNQQINQQTQMRSMEAASNSLLLQREASALAGQPGQPGQGQVSVAQQQAKWPAGGATTAVSSEQLSMELHQVEREIGKRTREMALQENQVAHEVQQYKMKTAENGQPEHKTQLEEISLALGEVSNGSSSLQESAVGGSMLSLTNKTSAMSQCSDPGATGSEMQKNGVVHSCS
- the rc3h1b gene encoding roquin-1b isoform X4 yields the protein MPVQAPQWTEFLLCPICTQTFEETVRRPISLGCGHTVCKMCLNKLHRKACPFDQTAISTDIEHLPVNTALLQLVGGQVPKAQPVALITSPEDSQHYEEARQCVEELALYLKPLSNTRGVGLSSTAQSMLSRPMQRKLVTLVHCQLVEEEGRVRAMRAARSLGERTVTELILQHQNPQQLSSNLWAAVRARGCQFLGPAMQEEALKLVLLALEDGSALSRKVLVLFVVQRLEPRFPQASKTSIGHVVQLLYRASCFKVTKRDEDSSLMQLKEEFRTYEALRREHDSQIVQIAMEGGLRIAPDQWSSLLYGDQSHKSHMQSIIDKLQTPASFAQSVQELTIALQRTGDPANLNRLRPHLELLANIDPSPDAPPPTWEQLDKGLVAVKTVVHGLVDFIQNHSKKGADPQQPPQHSKYKTYMCRDMKQKGGCPRGASCTFAHSQEELEKYRKMNKRLAARLPGSGGLMPDEGLPLDVAVTRKPSPLTNGSGGHSLPQLIARGTDTVPYELLRKPMKMDGGSHSAPGSPPDGMDPGLPKPGMPLPPHAMAHQRMPVDHLSGVKHMPVVARGSPVYTQPPHPEMCYDTRPPPSASQYDPPQYSTGYPYQQPQQYVPRDYMRNPPPPSESGPPYQDSYPGYGPPDRPYQASHSGPPFSYPHPPHHDRGRHGSYTGPPPPPQPYPSQRDGLVRMSPAPLDMPPPSSGQANSLYHQEPSARDRYPPDGYYTQNAQPPPMRAYGRGPSYSGSQPSLDYLHRRRQELLSQLEERKVISPPPFAASPTLSHPFPSDYPPEYGEESSKNMVKCREPDYAGQYSPWSCETIGSYIGTKDAKPKDVMVPGTMDMMNAEAKGLREPSLEAPRRGAEVKDDDPIIPFGPQPTVSRFGAISRTSKMGYQTTGPVQAMVSTPQNPSSKQMAMSEYTYGSHGWGGASYPSHQTASSSQGHFSERLPMAATDREQLKIELQQVNQQINQQTQMRSMEAASNSLLLQREASALAGQPGQPGQGQVSVAQQQAKWPAGGATTAVSSEQLSMELHQVEREIGKRTREMALENQVAHEVQQYKMKTAENGQPEHKTQLEEISLALGEVSNGSSSLQESAVGGSMLSLTNKTSAMSQCSDPGATGSEMQKNGVVHSCS